A single region of the Amphiura filiformis chromosome 7, Afil_fr2py, whole genome shotgun sequence genome encodes:
- the LOC140157591 gene encoding arylamine N-acetyltransferase, pineal gland isozyme NAT-3-like, producing the protein MTMLSETEALWFLKYILKVTSVQEKLINDKIALLDEIINIYRQKIPFQSITVISRTDKDQHLSTMDDIKAQMLSTHGGMCYDNNVFMKHLLEVLGFEVCLNACDIKMNNVHDHVSVLVKNLVKTGDNYYVDVGTTDPFFQAISLDFDKESPVYRCGFQVYKFVKEGEEISWWQKVNTQYSPAPQNEKGIIIDGWKKFMTFTLEPREIEYFRDHMIKHYVTQNPPMPGVTFLQLMRAVAYPGQKLLAILGTSLLHENDEGKIEKTKIRSKEELEGLYAKYFPQLPGDLVTIAIEKMKYNLQVKSNL; encoded by the coding sequence ATGACAATGCTATCAGAGACGGAAGCCCTGTGGTTCCTCAAATACATTTTGAAGGTAACTTCTGTCCAAGAAAAGCTGATCAATGATAAAATTGCCCTTCTGGATGAAATCATTAACATCTACAGGCAGAAGATTCCATTCCAATCGATAACTGTAATATCCAGGACAGACAAAGATCAACATCTATCTACAATGGATGACATCAAGGCACAAATGCTAAGTACTCATGGAGGCATGTGTTATGATAATAATGTCTTCATGAAGCATCTTCTGGAAGTACTAGGTTTTGAGGTTTGTCTCAATGCATGTGACATAAAGATGAATAATGTCCATGACCATGTGTCAGTTCTTGTTAAAAACTTAGTGAAGACTGGAGATAATTACTATGTTGATGTTGGCACAACAGATCCTTTCTTCCAAGCTATTTCACTGGATTTTGACAAGGAATCACCTGTGTACCGATGTGGTTTCCAGGTCTATAAATTTGTCAAGGAAGGAGAAGAAATCAGTTGGTGGCAGAAGGTTAATACACAGTATTCACCTGCACCCCAAAATGAAAAGGGCATCATAATAGATGGTTGGAAGAAGTTTATGACTTTCACATTAGAGCCAAGGGAAATTGAGTACTTCAGAGATCACATGATCAAGCACTATGTGACCCAGAACCCTCCTATGCCGGGAGTCACTTTTCTCCAGCTGATGCGTGCAGTTGCCTATCCTGGGCAGAAGTTGTTAGCTATCCTGGGTACCAGCCTACTTCATGAAAATGATGAAGGGAAAATTGAGAAGACTAAGATTAGATCTAAGGAAGAACTTGAAGGTCTCTATGCCAAATACTTCCCACAGCTTCCTGGTGATTTGGTTACAATTGCTATTGAGAAGATGAAGTACAACTTACAAGTGAAGAGTAACTTGTAA